ggttttctttgctttgtcCTCACACTCTGGACTCACCCTTATAGATTATGGTCATTTTCAGTACAATTGTGTTTCGTTGGGGTTGACCTTGTgggcaatcatttttgtttctcaggGAAAGAATGTGTTAGCAGCAATTGCCTTTTCAGCTGCCTTAAACTTTAAGCAGATGGAGTTGTATCATGCAATACTTCTATTTGCTGGCTTCTATTTGCTGGCTTCCTGTCAACCTAAAGGTTCCTCACTTCCCTCCCAACTAAAGAATTTGGTCCAGATTGGCGCTGCCACAGTGGCGACCTTTGCAATCATTTGGTATCCATTTCTTCAAATTCATGATTGGCTTTTACAGCAAGTCATCGTCAGACTCTTTATTCCTTTTCAGCGTGGAATCTTTGAAGACTATGTCGCCAATTTTTGGTGCACGCTAAATGTTGTGATCAAAATCAAACGACTATTAAACCCAACCTCAATCACCTCGGGAACTATCAcctaggccatgcccgtgcctgaaagaaaaagtcagGACGTTGATTCGAACGGATTCGAATGCAACGAGCACTAAGTACGGTCACATTATTGGAGGAATGACCGTGTGCTTGGTTCGTGATTTGGAGTCACAAGTGATAGCTGCAAGCTGATATCACTCGAACCACTGCACCAACCCGACTAAGCGTATACTTACCTATCATACTTACCATACGAAATTTGcttcatcaagtcttttatactgtctcATAGATGATCGAAAAAAGCTGCAGCTCATTATGGCGTCAGTTTAGctttaatgctaaatttcgcaaacacggtgaactagattgacaataataaaaaatgaactttattcgtcacttgctgtgttacttattattaagaatctcaattatgctaaacaaattttgacacgcAAAAAATGCTACAATAGAAACGGAAACGGTTGCACTCACGGATCGTGACTGGAACATGTATACCAATCCCGCCATAAGACCTAGAAGTTACTCTTCGgttgccaccaggtggcatatgagtagcatatttctatgaatatgaaatcttttgatggCTGTCGTTCGGCCCGTTAAATTGGCGATTGTATGGAAGTGAAAATGACTAGCTGGTTGGTTACTACAGTCAGTATGTCGTATTGTGCACGTCATATTCGCCTTGTTTTCTGTAGATGACAGAAAACGGCAGAAACGACAAGAAGACTCATGCCTGAACAGATTCGTTCTGTTCTGTTATAATCTAGTAAATGCTTTTGTATTGTACAAATGCAATTTTAGTTTCGATCGAACTGATCACACCGGAATCTTTTCAGCCTTGTTAGATTGTGGGGTAAATGATGTCGCTGTGCGcactgcaaaaatgtttttctttttctcgtagAAGCCGACTTTGAAtcaaatgtaaaacaaaacaaaaactcaagCAATCATTTTAGTTTATATTGTTATGAATTGGATTCTGGGAAACTCATTCGAAGGCAACGTTATATCCACTTCAAGAGAAACAGACGAATGATTGTCGTCGGAGAGAAAAGGAGGGAAGAAGCGGgaagaagagcaaaaagaaaaagggatgGCATTGAGTTTAGTACAGCGAAGACGAGTGCAGACGTTCTGGGGTAGATGGCTAGCTGGGAAAGTGTGGCTGGCTTTGCCCAGCAATCGAAGGTGTGATGGcttaaagagagagagaagaagacaggagagagcgagagagacTGAAGGTGAAATACAGAGAGAGAGGCGCCAGGCATAACGATataaatatgtaaaaatttgccatgttgATTGAATACTGGCTGATGGGTAGGTCGAATGAGGTTAAGGCTATGTTACCCCCAAAAACAaagattgtttttctttgctatttttcaatcttgaaatttttgttttgggggttatgggcttattttgaaaacggccCTTAAGATTAGTTTACTTGATTGCGCCTTCCCAATTATTGCTGCTTATTCCCCCCATGCGTTTACAAAATAAACAGCTAAATCTAATAGTCTACCCTAACGGACATTAACTTAGATGAACTCGCTGCAGCTCATTCCGACTTCTTAAAGCCGCATCATCACCACAACTTTGAGCAGTCCGAGGGTCacgacaagaatttatttacatttctgcctgatttatataaaacagaattaaaACATATTTGTGATGGTTAACTGCAGAGAACGTGAAAAAAGAATGGGCTTGGGCGTCCTATTAATCCACCGTTTATAATTCATGTGGACACCTAATTTCCTCCATTTGGAGTTTATAGCCTTTGCTTTCCATGTAACCAGCCAGTGTGGTCATTATTCCAATCGTTATTCAAACTTGCGTCACTCTTTCATCCATCGTCGACCTGCAATTAGCATTAGATAAACACTCATTAGTAACGCATACGGTATCACGCATAGTAACGGCGCTATAGCGAACCAACACCGTTACCAAACGAAAAACGttttatcaagtcttttatactgtacCAAAGAGACTGGCAAAACGCTACGGCTCTTTATGGCACAAGTTTACGTTTCATgttaaatttcgcaaacagaataaactgaattgacaataataacaaatgaactttattcgttacttcttttttattatctattgAATAGAATCTTGTTTATGCTAGATAGATACTTACATATGAAAAacgctacaatagaaaaatcgtaTGGTCTATTGTTAATCACGGATCGTGAATGGAACGTGTATCAGTCCCGCCGTAAGACCGGGAAGGTTCTCTTCGGTTGGCACTAGGTGGCACGTGAGTAGCACGGGACCGATGAGGCAAGAATTCGAAGTCCATTTAGGGGGTTTGTACCATGGGGTTTGTACCATGCTTTGGGGTTGTAGTTAGGTATTTTAACGTAGGCACAAGATGGGCATTTGGGCGGGCAACTTTCACCGCAAAGACCATTACAAGTATGTCCGCaacgaaacattttcttgCACGGTTTGTCACACGGAGCTCGTTTACAAAACTCATAACAGGGGTGGTCACAAACTTCATGAGGACACTCCCATTCACACTTTTTCGCTGGCAGGCGTCGATAAACAAGGGAGTCGACGAGCAGGCACACCGAATTTGCATTACATGATCATTTGATATGAGATTACATCCTACTGTGCtttgtttttcccccttttcttgaGTTGTGACAAATCATTAATCAAAACGAACCGAAAGTTTAGTTTTTGATTAGAAAAGTATTCGAACGCTAAATgcaaaatataacaaaacgCTTATGATATTACTTCAAGATGGAACTATAAtgcaaaaagatttttttttgtttttttttttttagatctcAAAAAgttcacggttgagcgccgtAGGGAACTGCCAcctaggccatgcccgtgctcctttttggtccgtagaccgaggcggaagttagttcctcaTTGAATGGAATTATGGTACATGCTGATGGACGCAAAGtacacaaagaaaatgagTGTGAAAACTCAAGTAAACTGGGCAACTTCGATTTACTTCCCCAATTCTTAGCAGAAGAATGCCCCACCTGACCATTTACGTGAACCTTCGCACAGTCCTAATCGTTTCTACGTTACTACCCCGTGGGTAGATAATTTCGAAACTATCGGGACTGCAACCGGGACTCacgtcaaatttacttgtttaGCGGGGGGTGGCAACTCCCAAAACCGACTTTCTTCCTACTCGAGTTTCAATACTTACCTATCATACTTAAGGcttcatcaagtcttttatactgtctcATAGTTGATCCAAAAGAGCTACAGCTCATTATGGCGTCAGTTTGGctttaatgctaaatttcgcaaacacgctgaactagattgacaataataaaaaatgaactttattcgtcacttgctgtgttacttattattaagaatctcaattatgctaaacaaattttgacacgcAAAAAATGCTACAATAGAAACGGAAACGGTTGCACTCACGGATCGTGACTGGAACAAGTATAGCAATCCCGCCATAAGACCTAGAAGTTACTCTTCGgttgccaccaggtggcatatgagtagcatatttctatgaaatcttttgatggCTGTCTGCTGTCTGCTTAAGTGGGCATTGATGGcatgttaatttttaaaaagtttgtaCTTCAAATATAGGAACTATCTTGCTTTCGGCGGATTATTCTCAGTTGGAACTTCGAATATTGGCGCATTTGAGCGAAGACGCAGGTCTTTGTTCTGTTCTAGCCAACCCGATGGCGATGTTTTCCGCGGCATTGTATCGGtttggaaaaggaaaaagcaagaagaagTCAGAGACGATGAAAGGCAAAAAGCGAAACAAATCTGCTACGGGATTGTTTACGGCATGGGATGTAAAAGTTTAGCCGAACAGTTGGAAGTCGGGGAAGAAGAGGCTCAACTCTTTGTGAACACTTTCCACGCAAGGTATCCTAGTAAGTTAATCGTGTGTGTTGTCGATTCTGGATATAGCCTAATCTTTCTAATCTGATTACATCAATGCCTTTTAGGTATACAAAGCTTTATAACAAACACAGTTAACCAGTCGCCTTACGAATGGatttgatgatgttgatgCCTAATTTTCTTGACAGGTCAACCgatgtggaaaaaaattcaggagGAAAATTAATTGAGCTGCTGACATTGGCCTATTCTGGAATACATCAGTTTGCATCATAATCAGAAAGGTAATATTGCCTCTTTTAATTCCTTATCCAGTTGTAGCTATGACTTGAGTCTGCGTAGATAAATTTCTTAgctttatttgaaatttgaggCTGTGATAACTTTTTGAAAACGACAAGATATTTTCTAAACTAAAGCTTCACTAGATCTACCCAAAAGCAAGCAATCTTTATTTCAACATATAGATAGCAATTACTTGTTACACCAAAAGTACCCCGCCAGGGTGTGTTCTGTTATTTCCCGCCCGAATTATTTTGGGTAGCttttttctcagaatttatTAATCACATCGTCATGGTTTCAACTGCGCTAGGTTGGTTTACGTTAACGATCACATCATCGCCGTGTCTGATCCTTTTCGATTGCACTATATGATGCAGCGAGTGTGGGTGTATGTCGAAAATATAAATTACGCAGAAACCTCCATAGAAGGGAAACTTGTGTGATTagcatcacacacacacacacacacacaagagaatCCAAACACATCCTTTGTTATTCAGattattttcctcttttttttttttttttttatgtgtaagGACAAGAGAAGGAAAACGCTGGAACTGTGTGCTACAATCATGATTCTTCTTATATTCTCCTCCGCTGGAAAACGATACTTTATTGTGTCATGACCAAGATGCTTAACAGGCgtcggaaacaaaaaaaagaggtttgtCTTCCAACAAATGAATACAGACTTACTTGACTCCCAATTACAACTCGAAAGGTCAAGCGTTGGAATGGGATTGGCCCCCATTGcaatgcaagactgaatagagaggtaagagccctcagctgatgtcacgatgtggatcatatagtacagcaatatgatctccGTCCGGGCAGGTCTGGAGGTTACTCGATAAcaagtcaatcaagtgcttagcgcaaccctttttttcttttttttctttttcaataactaAAATCCAAACTGGCTAACCAAAACTTCTAACATCTAGTCCGAATATTTGAGCATTTCCTTTTAAGGGAATTTCAGATTGAAATTAGGAAATTAACATTAGTGATGGAaatgcaaactaaaaaattttacgctACATCCTGCTACGCAATTAAAAACGGTAAAGATAAGTGGATTTCAACCTTGCCCAATTCAATGTTAATTGGCAAATGCAATCAATTGAAGCAATGTTCTATGCTACGCAACTAAATAgctatataaattataccaGACTGATGAATACCAATGATGTAAATCTCACTAATGTTCTAGTGTATAAATGCGTTCAGCAATTACAATGTTGTAGGGAAACAAATCGCTTTCATTAGCTTTATttgatacaaaataaaaagaacgagGGGATTTGTTAACGGCATTGTATCTGTATTCAACAATTCATTTGGAAACATTCGTATGGAAAACGACTAGTGAATGCATAAATGGAAATACTTATTTTGGAACGAGGACTGTAAATGATAAAATCAAATCGGAATATTCCATCATCGAGCTTGATGGACAGCGCAATTTTCACGATTAATAGTACTTGGGAGCATCAGTGTAGTAGGATGGGGTTGCATAGGTAGTTGTGTAGTAAgctggagcctcggtgtagtagccgGGAGTAGCATAGGTTGTTGAggagcttcggtgtagtaaaccggagcggcatatgttgtagtgtagtaCTTCGGGGCTTCTGTATAATAGCTTGGGGCAgcatatgttgtagtgtatTGTGGAGCCGAATatttgggagcctcagtgtagtaaactggagcagcgtaagtggtggtgtagtacttgggggcctcggtgtagtagcttggggcaCCATACGTTGTGTATTCGGATGCCTTTTTTGTGTAGTATTGCGGAGACTCAGTGTAATAAGCTGG
This sequence is a window from Daphnia magna isolate NIES linkage group LG7, ASM2063170v1.1, whole genome shotgun sequence. Protein-coding genes within it:
- the LOC123474284 gene encoding extensin-2-like, whose translation is AAPSYYSEPTYYTEAPKNYAAPSYYTTTAPSYYVEPSYYTTTYAAQSYYTEAAEYYTTKAPEYYTTKAEYYTTTYAAPAYYTESPQYYTKKASEYTTYGAPSYYTEAPKYYTTTYAAPVYYTEAPKYSAPQYTTTYAAPSYYTEAPKYYTTTYAAPVYYTEAPQQPMLLPATTPRLQLTTQLPMQPHPTTLMLPSTINRENCAVHQAR
- the LOC123474270 gene encoding dolichyl pyrophosphate Man9GlcNAc2 alpha-1,3-glucosyltransferase-like; its protein translation is MEVPYKLEVIALTTIIIKLGVSVFPYSGKNQPPKFGDYEAQRHWMEITVNLPIQDWYRNTTDNDLLYWGLDYPPLTAYQSYLTGSVAKKINQDYVKLHVSQGFENFDHQYFMRMSVLVSDCIFFVSALYFYIRSLKMSNKYKWVFFALSSHSGLTLIDYGHFQYNCVSLGLTLWAIIFVSQGKNVLAAIAFSAALNFKQMELYHAILLFAGFYLLASCQPKGSSLPSQLKNLVQIGAATVATFAIIWYPFLQIHDWLLQQVIVRLFIPFQRGIFEDYVANFWCTLNVVIKIKRLLNPTSITSGTIT